The genomic region CGAGGCCCTTCTCGCCGTGTGACTCGATCGCCAGGCGCTTCGACTCGCGCACGGGCGCGACCAGCAGCATGTAGGGGGAGTCCTCGTTCGGGCGCATCTCGAAGAACTCGGCCACGTCCTCACGCAGCACCGCGGGCGCGAACGGCCGGAACGACTCGCGGAACTTGATCTTCAGGTTCATCGTGGCCTGCATCTTGCGCGAGCGCGCGTCGCCCAGGATCGAGCGCGCGCCGAGCGCGCGCGGCCCGAACTCCATGCGCCCGGCGCAGTGACCCACCACGTTCTCCTCGGCGATGAGCTGCGCCACGGCCTCGCACAGCGCGTCCTCGTGCTCGTAGTGGCGGTAGACCGCGCCACGGCGCTCGAGGAACGCGCGGATCTCCGCGTTCGAGTAGGCCGGCCCGAGCAGCGAGCCCTTCTGCGCGTCGCGTCCGCGCGGCTCGCGCTTGTTCTCGAGCAGCTGGTGCCACACGAACAGGGCCGCGCCGAGCGCGCCGCCGGCGTCGCCCGCGGCCGGCTGGATCCAGACCTGCTCGAACGGACCCTCGCGCAGCACGCGCCCGTTGCCCACGCAGTTCAGCGCCACGCCGCCCGCGAGACACAGGTTCTCGAGCCCGGTGAGCTCGTGCGCGTGGCGCGCGATGCGCAGCATGATCTCCTCGGTCACGACCTGGACCGAGGCCGCGAGGTCCATCTCGCGCTGCGTGATCGGTGACTCGGCCTTGCGCGGCGGCCCGCCGAACAGGCGCTCGAACTTGCGCGACGTCATCACGTCCTGGTGCGTGTAGGCGAAGTAGCTCATGTCCATGCGGAACGAGCCGTCGGGCTTGAGATCGAGCATCTTCTCGCGGATCAGGTCGGCGTACACCGGCTCACCGTACGGCGCCAGCCCCATGAGCTTGTACTCGCCGCTGTTCACCTTGAAGCCCGTGAAGTAGGTGAACGCGGAGTAGAGCAGGCCGAGCGAGTGCGGGAAGCGCAGCTCCTTCAGCATCTGGATCTGGTTGCCGCGCCCGACCGCGATCGAGCCCGTGGCCCACTCGCCGACACCGTCCAGTGTCAGGATCGCGGCCTCGTCGAACGGCGAGGGCAGGAAGGCGCTCGCAGCGTGTGACTCGTGGTGCTCGAGGAACACGTAGCGGCCCTTGTAGCGGCGCGAGAGACCCGCGTCGAGCTCGCGCGGCGTGTAGAGCTTCTGCTTCAGCCACAGCGGCAGGCCCATCAGGAACAGCCGGAAGCCCGCCGGCGCGTAGGCCACGTAGGTCTCGAGCAGGCGGTCGAACTTGAGCAGCGGCTTGTCGTAGAAGGCCACGATGTCGAGCTCTTCGGGCGAGATTCCGGCCTCGGCCAGACAGTATTCGATGGACTTCGCCGGGAAGCGGTAGTCATGCTTCTTGCGCGTGAAGCGCTCTTCCTGGGCCGCGGCCACGATCTCGCCGTCCCGCACGAGGCAGGCCGCGCTGTCGTGATAAAACGCGGAGATTCCAAGGATGTTCAATGGCAGCTCTCCCAGGGCCCGGCGAGGATAGCAAGCGCCCCTTGTGGGGCTCGATCTGCCTCGCGCTGGCGCTGTGCGCCTGCGGAGCGGTGCAGATCGAGGCGCCGCCGGGCCGGCCGGTGCGCATGATGGACTTCGACGCGCCGGCCTCCGTTCGCGACGAGCGGGTGGTGTGGTACGCGCTGTGGGGCGGCAAACCGCTGTCCGACACCAGCACGGCCGAGACCATCGCGCGCCACGGTCTCCGGGAGGTCCGGGTCGGCACCGAGCTGACTCCCTGGGACACCGTGGTGAACGCCCTCACCAGCTTGGTGTCGGTCGTGCGGCGCACCGTCGTGGTCGAGGGCAACCCGTGAGGCGCGCGCTCGCAGCGCTGGGGCTCTTGCTGACGGCCTGCACCCACGTGACCGCTGCCGCGCCCTGGAACCACGACGTCCGGCTCATGCGCGCGGACGAGCCGGCGGAGGTGCGCCGCCAGTACCGCGCCTGGTTCGCGATTTGGGGCGCGGTGCGGGTCTCGGGCAAGGACCCCGCCGACGTGATCCGCGACGAGTCACTCTGCGCCGCGCGCGTGCGGGTCGAGGACAAC from Myxococcota bacterium harbors:
- a CDS encoding carbamoyltransferase encodes the protein MNILGISAFYHDSAACLVRDGEIVAAAQEERFTRKKHDYRFPAKSIEYCLAEAGISPEELDIVAFYDKPLLKFDRLLETYVAYAPAGFRLFLMGLPLWLKQKLYTPRELDAGLSRRYKGRYVFLEHHESHAASAFLPSPFDEAAILTLDGVGEWATGSIAVGRGNQIQMLKELRFPHSLGLLYSAFTYFTGFKVNSGEYKLMGLAPYGEPVYADLIREKMLDLKPDGSFRMDMSYFAYTHQDVMTSRKFERLFGGPPRKAESPITQREMDLAASVQVVTEEIMLRIARHAHELTGLENLCLAGGVALNCVGNGRVLREGPFEQVWIQPAAGDAGGALGAALFVWHQLLENKREPRGRDAQKGSLLGPAYSNAEIRAFLERRGAVYRHYEHEDALCEAVAQLIAEENVVGHCAGRMEFGPRALGARSILGDARSRKMQATMNLKIKFRESFRPFAPAVLREDVAEFFEMRPNEDSPYMLLVAPVRESKRLAIESHGEKGLDKLKQVRSVVPAITHVDYSARVQTIDAERNPRFYKILQAFKRRTGSPVLINTSFNVRGEPIVNTPEDSYRCFMHTNMDALVLESFVLLKKDQPEAKEIDVDAYLAEFGLD